The Granulicella sp. 5B5 nucleotide sequence GAACACTCAAGGACTGCACCCTCCCGTGGCGAACCTTTGCTAACGTAGCGCCCTTCGCGGGAACGCTTTTGCTGTTGCCTTTCTCGCTTGTCATTTCCCCAAGGAATCGGAATCTGCTTTTGCTCTTCTTGTTTGTCATTCCCGCAGGGAATCTGCGTCTCGCCCGTACCACCCATGAAGTGTCATCTCGACTGAAGTCCGCGTTCTTGCGGACGCGGCGGAGAGATCTGCGTTTTTTCGCAGGATGCATAAGCATCCGAACTCCCTTCCACCCGCATTGACACCCACCTTCCCACCTCTCTACACTTCCCTAGAAAACGTTTCCTAAAAGGAATATTCAGACCCTCATGCTCAACTTCGACACCCTCGAACTCTGGTTCGTCACCGGCAGCCAGCACCTCTACGGCCCCGAGACCCTCATCCAGGTCGCCGAGCACTCGCAAAAAATCGCCGCCTCGCTCACCGCCGGCACCTCGATCCCCTTCAAAGTCGTCTTCAAGCCCGTACTCACCACGCCCGACGAGATCCGCGCCCTCTGCCGCGAGGCCAACAACTCCCCCCACTGCATCGGCCTCATCCTCTGGATGCACACCTTCTCCCCCGCGAAGATGTGGATCGCCGGCCTGCAGTCTCTGCAGAAGCCCTTCCTCCATCTGCACACGCAGTTCAACAAGCAGCTCCCCTGGTCCACCATCGACATGGACTTCATGAACCTCAACCAGGCCGCGCACGGCGACCGCGAGTTCGGCTTCATCACCGCGCGCCTCAAGCTTCCGCGCAAGGTCGTCGTCGGCTTCTGGCAGGACTCCGACACCATCGCCGAGATCGCCGCCTGGTCCCGCGCCGCCGTCGGTTGGCATGAGTCGCAAAACCTCAAGGTCGCCCGCTTCGGCGACAACATGCGCGAGGTCGCCGTCACCGAAGGCAACAAAGTCTCAGCAGAAATCGCCCTCGGCTACAGCGTCAACGGCTACGGCGTCGGCGACCTCGTCGCCCGCATGAACCAGTTCACCGACGCCGACATCGACAAACTCGTCGCCGAGTACCGCGACACCTACTCCATCGCCAAAGAGCACGACCGCCCCGCCTCGCTCCGCACCGCCGCAAAGATCGAGCTTGGCCTCCGCGCCTTCCTCGAGGAGGGCGGCTTCGGCGCCTTCACCGATACCTTCCAGGACCTCCACGGCCTCGACCAGCTCCCCGGCATCGCCACCCAGCGCCTCATGGCCTCCGGCTACGGCTTCGGCGGCGAAGGCGACTGGAAGACCGCAGCCCTCGTCCGCACCATGAAGGTCATGGCGCAAGGCCTGCCCGGCGGCACCTCCTTCATGGAGGACTACACCTACGACTTCTCCGGCACGCCGAAAGTCCTCGGCTCGCACATGCTCGAAATCTGCCCCAGCATCGCCACCGAAAAAGCTGCCGTCGAAGTCCACCCCCTCGGCATCGGCGGCAAGGACGATCCCGTCCGCCTCGTCTTCACCTGTCCCAGCGGTCCCGCCGTCAACGCCTCACTCGTCGACATGGGCGACCGCTTCCGCCTCCTCGTCAACCTCGTCGACGTCATCCAGCCCGAGCAGCCGCTGCCCAAACTCCCCGTAGCCCGCGCCGTCTGGGTGCCACAACCGAGTCTCAAGATCGCAGCCGCCGCATGGATCTACGCCGGCGGAGCCCACCACACCTGCCTCAGCCAGGCCCTCACACTCGAACACCTCGAAGACTTCGCTGAGATCGCCAACCTCGAACTCATCGTCATCGACAACGACACCAAACTCCGCGACCCCCGCCAGCAACTCCGATAAACTCAACGAACCCAAACGTCGTTGCTGTTGCCTTTTGTTTGTCATTCCCGAAGGGAATCTGCTGCGTGCTCGTACCGGCACCAACGCTCGGGTGCCCCATTCATGACCACGGCAGTATCGTGGTCATGAGTGGGATGCAGACATTCAACACCGCCACCAACTCAGGAGTCCCCATGCTTCTCCCCTCTCTCCGCGAACAGGTCCTCGAAGCCAACCTCGAGCTCGTCCGCCGCGGCCTCGTCCTCTACACCTTCGGCAACGCCTCCGGCATCGACCGCGAGCAGGGCCTCGTCGTCATCAAGCCCTCCGGCGTCGACTACGACGACCTCCGCCCCGAGCACATGGTCGTCACCGATCTCCACGGCAAAATCGTCGAAGGCGCACTCAACCCGTCCTCCGACCTCGACACCCACACGCTCCTCTACCGCGAGTTCCCCACCATCGGCGCCGTCGTCCACACCCACTCCGAGTTCGCCACCAGCTTCGCCCAGGCTGGCCTTCCCATCCCATCTCTCGGCACCACCCACGCCGACTACTTCTACGGCCCCGTCCCCTGCTCACCACCACTCACCGACGAAGCCATCGCAGGCCGTTACGTCCACGAAACCGGCCTCGCCATCGTCTCCCGCTTCAAAGCGACAGACGGCACCTTCCTCATCGACCCCCTCGCCGTCCCCGCCTGCTTAGTCGCAGGCCACGCCCCCTTCGCCTGGGGCAAAACCGCGCACGACGCCGCCCACAACGCCGTCGTCCTAGAAGCCATAGCCCGCATGGCCTACCGCACCCTCACCCTACCCGGCAACTCCTTGCAGGTCGCCCAATCTCTCCTCGACCGCCACTACTTCCGCAAGCACGGCGCCAACGCCACCTACGGCCAAAAATAAACACCGCAGCTTGCTTTCTTCATTGTCATTCCCGCAGGTAATCTGCGTTCGTCTTTGCTTTTGTTTTTCTTTCTGTCATTCCGAGCACAGCGAGGAACCTGCTTCTCGCGCGCGAAGCGCGCGCTACCGCCGCTCCAGCGTCACCGACCCGCTCTCCGCACCCTCGACCTTCCCGCTCACACGGATCGTCTTATCCAGCCCCGTAATATCCAGCAGCAGTTCATCGCTACGCCCCGGCACGCGCTTCACCAGCGCAGGATTCGAAGCCTCTCCAATCTGCAGCATCACATCACGCAAGCCCGTCACAGCACCCGCCACCGGATGAAACCGCAGCAAATACTCCGTCGCGGCATGGACAGCCTTCGTCAGGTCCAGCGAAAAGCTCCCCGCAGCCCACTTCCCCACCAGGTTCGCCGACCACAACGAAGACACCGCATCCCAATCCGCCGGCGGCGCAACAACCGTATCAAAAACCGCGAGCGTCCGAATCATCGGCGCAGCAGCAGCCTCCGTCACCACCAGCCGCACAGCATCCACAACCTGCGACTCCACCGGCTGAATCCGCTTATGCCCAATCGCCGACCCCGCCCCAATCTCCTTCCAGCTACCACCAGTACGCGCCTCCAGCCGATACCCCCGCACCCGCTCCCCCAGCGCAATCTCCTCCTGCAACACCACCGTATCAATCCGCATCGGCTTCGCCAGCTTCAACTCGATCGACTCGCCCTTGCCACTCCTCATCCCCACAGGCGAACCAAACCGCCGCTTCACCTCAGCACCAAACGCCGCAGCCACACGGCAATCCGGATCAGACAACAACCCCTCGCGGTTCGCCGGAATGTTCAGCAGCAACTGCGCCCCACGCCCCACACTTCGGTAGTAGATCGACATCAACTGATCCAGCGTCAACACCTTGTTCGCGTTCTTCGTACTCCAGAACCAGTTTGGCCGCCGAATCGAAACATCCACCTCGCTCGGCAGCCACACGCTTCCATTCGGATCGCTGTCCAGCGCCGTCGCCGTCCCACTCTTCGCCTCCGCCGCATCAATCCCGTTCCAGCACGGATACGGCGCGAACCCATCCTCATTCCCCACCCACCGAATCGTCGCCTGCGGCCCCTGAAACACCATCGCCCCCGGCTGATACTTCGCCAGCAGATCGCCCACCGGCGTCACCGTCGACCCATCGAACCATATCTCCACCAACTCGCCATACCGAGTAAACACCTCCGTCAGCTGCTCGCGATACATCGCGTCATACTTCGCCTGCAGCTCCAGCGTCTTGCACACCCCACCAGTCCCCGCGCCAAAGTGATCGTCCCGCGGACACACATACACCCCCAGCTTCAACCCATACTTCCTGCACGAAGCCTCCACCTCGCGCAGCACATCGCCCTTGCCATCTTTCCAGGGCGTATTGCGAATGCTGTACTCCGTCGTCTTCGTCTGCCACATGCAGAACCCGCCCTGGTGCTTCGCCACAAACACGATGTACCGAGCCCCCAGCGCCACCGCCGTCTGCGCCCACTGGTCCGTGCTCAAGTTCTTCGGATCAATCTCACTCAGCGGCGTCGACAAGTTATCCGACTCCACATCCTGCCACGTGTTCGGCGCAAAGTGGACGAACATCCCCACTTCAAGGTCCTGCCACGCGCGCTCCTTAGCCGAAGGCAGCGCCCGCACCACGCCCTTGTACTCACCCAGAGCGCCCGTCCATGCCCCCGCACGAGACGCAACCACTCCCGCCGCCACTCCATATAAAAACCCGCGTCGCTTCATGCACCCACCTTCGCCAGCAGCTCTGGACGCGTCGCCACCGTCTTCACAATCAACTCACCGAACAGCGTATTCGCCCAAGCAAACCAAGGCCGCGTAAACTTCTTCACATCGTTCCTGTCGTAGCTCTCGTGCATAAACCCGGTCCCTGCGCTCGAAGCCTTCAGCATCGCCAGCGCATGCCCAATCTCCGCGCTCGACTGGCTAGTCAGCGCATACACCATCTGCGACATCGGCCAGATCATGTCCTTCCCCTCATGCGGTCCACCGACGCCCTCACCCGCCGTCCCCTTGAAGAACCACGGGTTCCTCGCGCTCCACACAAACGCCCGTGTCCGTGCATACAGCGCCGCATCCAACGAGCTCTCCAGATACGGCAGTCCCAGCAAACTCGGCACATTCGCATCGTCCATCAGCAACTGGCTCCCAAAGCCATCCACCTCATACGCCCAAATAGTTTCCACGCCCGTTCCCTGCTCGACCTTCACCACCGCGTACTGCTTCAGCGCGCCCTCAACCTCACCAGCCAGCGACTCCGCCTCACGCGCCAGCTCCGCATCCTTCAGCACCGCATGGGCCATCACCGCCAGCTGCCGCAACGACGTCACCGCAAACAAATTCGAAGGCACCAGAAACGGAAACACACAAGCATCATCCGACGGCCGAAACCCCGAAGCGATCAGCCCCACCGGCCTCACCGGGTTCCCATAGCCGTTCCCCGGCAGCGTCTCCGTCGCGATCGGCGACGTCCGCTGAAAGTGATACGGCCCCACGCCATCCTTCCTCTGCTGCACGCGCATCGTCTGCACCACCAGCGTCATCGCCTTCTGCCAAGCCGCATCGAACGGCTTTACATCGCCGCTCTGCTTCCAGTACCCATGCGCCAGCCGTATCGGATAGCACAGCGAATCCAGCTCATACTTCCGCTCGCCGACGCCCTGCTTCATCTCCGTCTTGTCGTCCACGCTCCACGGCAGCGGCTTCGCGTTCAGGTCCGCCATAAACGCATTCGCATACGTGTCGATCAGCAGACACCGCGTCTGCCTCCGGATCACGCCTTCCACCAGCCCGCGCAGCGCGTCATCCTCCTTCAGCAGTGGCAGGTAAGGCCACACCTGCGCCGACGAGTCCCGCAGCCACATCGCCGCAATGTCTCCCGTCACCACCGCCGTATCCGGCTTGCCCTCCCACGTCCCCGGCTCCACCGTCGTGTCCAGCGTATTCGGATAGCAGTTCGCAAACAGCCTCGCCATCTCCTTGTCGCCGGTCTTCGCGCTCACCCGGGCAATCTGAGCCTCCACCGCTGCGCTCCTGAACTTCCTATCGCCCACCTTCGGCCGTCTCTCGCCCCACGGCACAGCAGCAATCGTCGTCGCCTGGCTCAGCGCCTGCCCCACTGGCTCCGCAATCGTCTGCGCATCCGCGCGCCCGCCCACCAGCATCCCAGCCGATGCCGCACCCATCACCTTCAACACCCCTCGCCGGCTCCACTGCATTCTCGATATCATCGCCAACCGTATCCCTCTTTTGTCACAATAGTGCTCATTTACAATTCATTCAGTCAAATCCTTGGGCTGTTATCGTTCTCAAGCCCGTTGTAATCAGTTCGCCGCTCAAAGGAGTACCCTCGGTCATGATCTCTCGCAGAAGCTTCCTGCAACGTTCCGCCGGCGCCGCCGCCGCATCCTGTCTCCCCGCCTCTGCGCTCGCTCTCAACGCGCCCACAGACTCTGCCGACGACCCCATCCGCTACGTCGACCCCCGCATCGGCACCGGCGGCCACGGCCACTGCTTCCCCGGCGCGGCTGTCCCCTTCGGCGCCTGCCAGCTCTCGCCCGACACCTTCGACGACGGCTGGGACTGGTGTTCCGGCTATCACATCTCCGACACCTCCATCATGGGCTTCTCCCACACCCATCTCTCCGGCACCGGCTGCGGAGACCTCCTCGACTTCCTCGTCATGCCCGGCACCGGCCCCGCCAAAATCGTCCCCGGCACCCGCGAAAACCCCGACACCGGCTATCGCTCCCGCTTCGACCACGCCGACGAGACCATGGTTCCCGGCTACTACTCCGTCCTCCTCAAAGACACCGGTATCCACGCCGAGCTCACCGCCACCGAACGCTGCGGACTCCACCGCTACACCTTCCCCGAAAGCAAGCAGGCCTGGATCGTCCTCGACCTCCAGCACTGCTACGGTGGCGTCAAGAACGTGAACTCCGCCGAGCTCTCTCGCCCCGCACCGGACACCCTCGCCGGCGGCCGCATCACCTCCGCCTGGGGTGGCAACCGCCACGTCTACTTCACCCTTCAGGTCTCCAAAACGCCCGACCGCATCGTCTTCTATCAGGACGACCAGGAGTGCGCCGCGCCCATCACGCAAACCACCGGCAACAACCTCAAGTGTGTCCTGCACTTCACCACGCACGCGCAGGAGCTCATCTCCGTCCGCACCGGCATCTCCTCCGTCAGCGCCGAAAACGCCGCCAAGAACCTCGCCGCCGAGATCCCCAACTGGGACTTCGACGCCGTCCGCAACAACGCACACGAGCTCTGGCGCAAACAGATCGGCAAGATCCACGTCACCACCGCCAACCTCGCGCACAAGAAGATCTTCTACACCGGCCTCTACCATATGTCCCTCGGCCCCTGCCTCTTCGACGACGTCGACGGCCGCTACCGTGGCATGGACGCCGAGATCCATCAGCTCCCTACCGGCCACCACAACTACACCACCTTCTCCTGCTGGGACACCTACCGCGCTGCGCACCCCGCTTACACCCTCTTCGAACCCGAGCGCGTCCCTGACTTCGCCAACACCCTCATCCGCATGGCCCAGCAGAGCACCGCGGGCATGCCCGTCTGGCCGCTCCAGGGCACCGAGACCGGCACCATGACCGGCTACCACTCCGCTGCCATCATCTCCGAGGCCATCCACAAAGGCTTCCCCGGCATCGACACCGAATCCGCCTATAAGTGCATGATGGAGCGCGCCATGGTCGACGACTACCGCGGCCTCAACTACTACCGCAAGATGCACTACATCCCCGCCGATCTCGAAGACGAGTCCGTCTCCAAGACCTTCGAGTACTGCTACGACGACTGGGCCATCGCCCACGTCGCCAAACTCCTCGGCCACGCCGACGTCGCGGCCATGCTCCGCGAGCGCTCTACCAACTACCGCAACTACTTCGACCCCTCCACGCAGTTCATGCGTCCCAAGCTCGCCGATGGCAGCTTCACCTCACCCTTCAACCCCATCGACCTCGGCCACACCACCAAGTACCGCGACTACACCGAGTCCAACGCCTGGCAGACCACCTTCGCCACGCAGCACGACCCCGCCGGCCTCATCGCGCTCTTCGGTGGCCGCCAGCCCTTCCTCAAAAAGCTCGACCTCCTCTTCACCGTCCCTTCCACACTGCCCGCCAACGCACCGCCGGACATCGCGGGCCTCGTCGGCCAGTACGCCCACGGCAACGAGCCCTCGCACCACATCGCCTACCTCTACGTCTACGCCGGCGCACCCTACAAAACCCAGGCCCGCGTCCGCTCCCTCATGGAGACCATGTACCGCCCGCTCCCCGACGGCATCGAGGGCAACGAAGATGTCGGTCAGATGTCCGCCTGGTACATCCTCTCCGCGCTCGGCTTCTACTCCGTCGACCCCGTCAGCGGCAACTACATCCTCGGCTCGCCACTCTTTGAAAACGCCAAAGTCGATCTCGGCAACGGCCACACGCTCACCATCGAAGTCCAACGCAAAGACCCCGCTCATGCCTTCATCCAGTCCTTTGCTATTGATGGCAAACCCCAACAGCGCGCATGGTTTAACCACTCCGAGATCGCCAACGGCGCCACACTCAGCTTCGTGATGGGCCCCGACCCTAACCTCCACTTTGCCACATCCGAATCCAGCGTCCCCCCTTCCCTCACGCTGTAGCCTCCAACATCGCCTCGAAACAAAACCCCTCCGGCATCATCTCCGGAGGGGTTTTGCTTTTAGCACTTAGCCTTTGCTTTAGTGTTGTAGACCAGCCGCCGCCATCGGTGCCAGAATCTCCTTCAGCAAATCCGGCGTGCCTTCCACGCGCACAAGCCTCGGATACCGCAGACCCTCGCTATAGCTCAGATGGACTGG carries:
- the araA gene encoding L-arabinose isomerase — its product is MLNFDTLELWFVTGSQHLYGPETLIQVAEHSQKIAASLTAGTSIPFKVVFKPVLTTPDEIRALCREANNSPHCIGLILWMHTFSPAKMWIAGLQSLQKPFLHLHTQFNKQLPWSTIDMDFMNLNQAAHGDREFGFITARLKLPRKVVVGFWQDSDTIAEIAAWSRAAVGWHESQNLKVARFGDNMREVAVTEGNKVSAEIALGYSVNGYGVGDLVARMNQFTDADIDKLVAEYRDTYSIAKEHDRPASLRTAAKIELGLRAFLEEGGFGAFTDTFQDLHGLDQLPGIATQRLMASGYGFGGEGDWKTAALVRTMKVMAQGLPGGTSFMEDYTYDFSGTPKVLGSHMLEICPSIATEKAAVEVHPLGIGGKDDPVRLVFTCPSGPAVNASLVDMGDRFRLLVNLVDVIQPEQPLPKLPVARAVWVPQPSLKIAAAAWIYAGGAHHTCLSQALTLEHLEDFAEIANLELIVIDNDTKLRDPRQQLR
- a CDS encoding L-ribulose-5-phosphate 4-epimerase: MLLPSLREQVLEANLELVRRGLVLYTFGNASGIDREQGLVVIKPSGVDYDDLRPEHMVVTDLHGKIVEGALNPSSDLDTHTLLYREFPTIGAVVHTHSEFATSFAQAGLPIPSLGTTHADYFYGPVPCSPPLTDEAIAGRYVHETGLAIVSRFKATDGTFLIDPLAVPACLVAGHAPFAWGKTAHDAAHNAVVLEAIARMAYRTLTLPGNSLQVAQSLLDRHYFRKHGANATYGQK
- a CDS encoding alpha-L-fucosidase; translation: MKRRGFLYGVAAGVVASRAGAWTGALGEYKGVVRALPSAKERAWQDLEVGMFVHFAPNTWQDVESDNLSTPLSEIDPKNLSTDQWAQTAVALGARYIVFVAKHQGGFCMWQTKTTEYSIRNTPWKDGKGDVLREVEASCRKYGLKLGVYVCPRDDHFGAGTGGVCKTLELQAKYDAMYREQLTEVFTRYGELVEIWFDGSTVTPVGDLLAKYQPGAMVFQGPQATIRWVGNEDGFAPYPCWNGIDAAEAKSGTATALDSDPNGSVWLPSEVDVSIRRPNWFWSTKNANKVLTLDQLMSIYYRSVGRGAQLLLNIPANREGLLSDPDCRVAAAFGAEVKRRFGSPVGMRSGKGESIELKLAKPMRIDTVVLQEEIALGERVRGYRLEARTGGSWKEIGAGSAIGHKRIQPVESQVVDAVRLVVTEAAAAPMIRTLAVFDTVVAPPADWDAVSSLWSANLVGKWAAGSFSLDLTKAVHAATEYLLRFHPVAGAVTGLRDVMLQIGEASNPALVKRVPGRSDELLLDITGLDKTIRVSGKVEGAESGSVTLERR
- a CDS encoding glycoside hydrolase family 125 protein — encoded protein: MISRMQWSRRGVLKVMGAASAGMLVGGRADAQTIAEPVGQALSQATTIAAVPWGERRPKVGDRKFRSAAVEAQIARVSAKTGDKEMARLFANCYPNTLDTTVEPGTWEGKPDTAVVTGDIAAMWLRDSSAQVWPYLPLLKEDDALRGLVEGVIRRQTRCLLIDTYANAFMADLNAKPLPWSVDDKTEMKQGVGERKYELDSLCYPIRLAHGYWKQSGDVKPFDAAWQKAMTLVVQTMRVQQRKDGVGPYHFQRTSPIATETLPGNGYGNPVRPVGLIASGFRPSDDACVFPFLVPSNLFAVTSLRQLAVMAHAVLKDAELAREAESLAGEVEGALKQYAVVKVEQGTGVETIWAYEVDGFGSQLLMDDANVPSLLGLPYLESSLDAALYARTRAFVWSARNPWFFKGTAGEGVGGPHEGKDMIWPMSQMVYALTSQSSAEIGHALAMLKASSAGTGFMHESYDRNDVKKFTRPWFAWANTLFGELIVKTVATRPELLAKVGA
- a CDS encoding GH92 family glycosyl hydrolase, translated to MISRRSFLQRSAGAAAASCLPASALALNAPTDSADDPIRYVDPRIGTGGHGHCFPGAAVPFGACQLSPDTFDDGWDWCSGYHISDTSIMGFSHTHLSGTGCGDLLDFLVMPGTGPAKIVPGTRENPDTGYRSRFDHADETMVPGYYSVLLKDTGIHAELTATERCGLHRYTFPESKQAWIVLDLQHCYGGVKNVNSAELSRPAPDTLAGGRITSAWGGNRHVYFTLQVSKTPDRIVFYQDDQECAAPITQTTGNNLKCVLHFTTHAQELISVRTGISSVSAENAAKNLAAEIPNWDFDAVRNNAHELWRKQIGKIHVTTANLAHKKIFYTGLYHMSLGPCLFDDVDGRYRGMDAEIHQLPTGHHNYTTFSCWDTYRAAHPAYTLFEPERVPDFANTLIRMAQQSTAGMPVWPLQGTETGTMTGYHSAAIISEAIHKGFPGIDTESAYKCMMERAMVDDYRGLNYYRKMHYIPADLEDESVSKTFEYCYDDWAIAHVAKLLGHADVAAMLRERSTNYRNYFDPSTQFMRPKLADGSFTSPFNPIDLGHTTKYRDYTESNAWQTTFATQHDPAGLIALFGGRQPFLKKLDLLFTVPSTLPANAPPDIAGLVGQYAHGNEPSHHIAYLYVYAGAPYKTQARVRSLMETMYRPLPDGIEGNEDVGQMSAWYILSALGFYSVDPVSGNYILGSPLFENAKVDLGNGHTLTIEVQRKDPAHAFIQSFAIDGKPQQRAWFNHSEIANGATLSFVMGPDPNLHFATSESSVPPSLTL